The following coding sequences lie in one Pseudorasbora parva isolate DD20220531a chromosome 18, ASM2467924v1, whole genome shotgun sequence genomic window:
- the skp1 gene encoding S-phase kinase-associated protein 1, giving the protein MPTIKLQSSDGEMFEVDVEIAKQSVTIKTMLEDLGMDDEGDDDPVPLPNVNAAILKKVIQWCTHHKDDPPPPEDDENKEKRTDDIPVWDQEFLKVDQGTLFELILAANYLDIKGLLDVTCKTVANMIKGKTPEEIRKTFNIKNDFTEEEEAQVRKENQWCEEK; this is encoded by the exons ATGCCGACTATTAAACTGCAGAGCTCCGATGGAGAGATGTTTGAGGTGGATGTGGAGATTGCCAAGCAGTCTGTGACTATCAAAACCATGCTTGAAG ATTTGGGGATGGATGATGAAGGAGATGACGATCCGGTTCCTCTGCCCAATGTAAACGCAGCCATCCTGAAGAAG GTGATCCAGTGGTGCACCCACCATAAAGACGACCCTCCTCCACCTGAAGACGATGAGAATAAAGAGAAAAGAACGGATGACATCCCTGTGTGGGACCAGGAGTTCCTCAAAGTAGACCAGGGCACTCTCTTCGAACTCATTCTG GCTGCGAATTACTTGGACATCAAAGGCTTGCTCGATGTTACTTGTAAGACGGTTGCAAACATGATCAAAGGCAAAACCCCAGAGGAGATCAGAAAGACTTTCAATATCAAAAATGATTTCACAGAGGAAGAGGAAGCCCAG gTACGTAAGGAGAACCAGTGGTGTGAAGAGAAGTGA